The following DNA comes from Acidicapsa ligni.
AACGCTGGTCACTGGATTTCCATAGGGCAGCAGCGCCTCGATCAATGCTTCCAGCCCGGACATTGAAGTCGTGGTCACCTTCAGCAAAAAAGCATCTCCGCCCGTTAGGTGATGGCACTCGCGAACTTCTTCAAGCGTCTTCACGAAATCCACCAGCCGAAAGTAGTGCTGTCCATCGCACGTCATGCGAATAAAGGCCAGCACCTCTAATCCCAGGGCTTCGCGGTCCATCTCTACGGTGTAAGCGCGCACGATGCCTACTTCTTCCATCTGTTTCATGCGCTCTGCCGTTGCCGTAGGAGAAAGCCCAACCCGTCGCGCCAGTTCTGCGGTCGAAAGCCGCGCATTATCCTGCAGCTCCGTCAACAGGCTGCGCCCGAAACTGTCCATCAGGTAAGAAGCCCCAAGATCCGTTGAATCTATCGCCATAGCAACCAAGCATAGTGGAATCAAATCCAAAATCCAAGATCAGGGGGGTAACCACTCTGTACGCGCAGACATCCGCTGCCTAGCATAAAAGTCTATGAAGCTTGAGAATACAGCGCTCCCGTTTCAACTCGATGGCAGTCCTATAACTCTGTCTGAAATCGAATCCGTCGCCAGTTTTGCAACGACAGGCCATTGCCTGGTTGTTATTACGCCTGAGGCTTTGGCCCGCGCAGCCGCCAGCCGAGAAGTCATCGAGCAGATCCTGGCCACAGGCCAGACTGTCTACGGAGTCAACACCGGTTTTGGCAAGCTTGCCGACGTGCGCATCCCGTCTGAGCATCTCGCCCAGTTGCAGACGAATCTGGTTCGCAGCCATGCCTGCGGGCTTGGTGAGCCGCTCTCCGAGGCGGAGTCCCGCGCGATGCTGCTGCTGCGCGCCAACGTCCTTGCGAAGGGCTTCAGCGGCGTACGCCCCGCGCTTCTCGAACTGCTGGTAGCCATGCTCAACGCAGGCGTTCATCCCATCATTCCCGCCAAAGGCTCGGTTGGAGCCAGCGGCGATCTTGCCCCGCTCGCGCATCTCGCCCTGGTTGTAATCGGCGAGGGCGAAGCGATTTTCCAAGGCCAGCGTATGTCCGGCGCAGAGGCTCTGACTGCAGCCGGTCTCGCTCCGCTGAAACTTGCCGCCAAAGAGGGGCTGGCATTGCTTAACGGCACGCAGGCAATGACCGCTGTCGGCGCACTCGTAACCCATCGCGCTCGCTATCTTGTACAGACCGCGGATCTGGCTGGAGCCATGTCCCTGGAAGCGCTCAAGGGAACGCCAACCGCCTTCGACTCGCGCATTCACGCGGCGCGTCCGCATTCGGGCCAGATCGCTTCCGCTGCCAATCTCACCGCAATCCTTGCCGATAGCGAAATTCGCGAGTCGCATCGGTCGCAGTCTGTCGACACGCGCGTACAGGATGCCTATTGCCTTCGCTGCATGCCCCAGGTTCATGGCGCAGTTCGCGGCGTTCTCGACCATGTCGCGAGCATTCTCGAAACCGAATCGGGTTCTGCGACGGACAACCCGTTGGTGTTTCCAGCGAAGCAGGGAAGCGACGCCGAGGTCTTATCCGGCGGCAACTTCCACGGAGCACCCTTGTCCTATGCCTTCGACTACGCCGCGGCCGCTCTCACCGATCTCGCCAGCATCAGCGAACGCCGCATCGACCGGCTCATCAATCCCGATATCAACGAGGGACTGCCAGCGTTTCTTTGCGCTAACGCAGGCCTTTCCTCGGGATACATGATTGCCCACGTCACTGCCGCGGCGCTTCTGAACGAATGCAAGGTTCTGGCTCACCCAAGCAGCACGGACTCCGTCCCGACCTCCGGCGGCAAAGAAGACCATGTTTCTATGGGTATGACCGGCGCGCTCAAACTACGCCAGATTACGGACAACCTCGAACTCATCCTCGCCATAGAGATGATGTGCGCCGCGCAGGGTCTCGACTATCGTCTCCCCCTCAAGCCGGGCAAGGTCGTGGCGGATGCCCATGCAAGGGTTCGCGCTGTTGTCGCGCATCTCGATGACGATCGCATTCCGGCTCCGGACATTGAAGCGATCGCCAGCCTGATTCGTAAAGGGAAAGTATAGGCGGGCAAATAGCGGTGGGAGAGTCGAGCAGGGAAGGCTGGCCGCTGTTGGGAGCGTCCGGCCTATCCTGCGAAAGGACGCGCAAAGTGCTACAATATGTTGGGTTAGCCGCGTCCTGTATCCCTATAGAACGCCGCTCCGATATCGTTATCAGCCACTGAGGTTTCTCATGTCCGGCCATTCAAAATGGGCCACAATCAAGCACAAAAAGGGCGCGCTGGATGCTAAGCGCGGCAAGATATTCACTCGCCTGATCAAGGAAATCACGATCGCAGCCAAGACCGGCGGCGGAGATCCTGACGGCAATCCGCGCCTGCGCTCTGCCATCCTGGCAGCCAAGGCCGAGAATATGCCGCAGGACAACATCAAGCGTGCGATTCAGCGCGGTACGGGCGAGCTGGAAGGTGTGAACTACGAAGAGATTTCGTTCGAGGGCTACGGCCCCGGCGGCGTCGCACTGATCGTGGACACCCTGACCGACAATCGCAACCGCACGGTGAGTGAAGTTCGCTTTGCATTCTCGAAGAACGGCGGCAATCTCGGCGAGACCGGATCGGTACGCTTCATGTTTTCAAAGAAGGGCGTCATTGCGATCGAGAAGGCCGAGGCCACTGAAGATCAGCTCATGAATATCGTGCTCGAACATGGTGGAGAAGACCTGAACGATCACGAGGAGAGCTGGGAAATTGTCACCGATCCTGCGTCGTATGAGGCCGTTCTCGCAGCGGTGAAAGCGGCGAAGATTACGACGGTGATGAGCGAGGTAACGATGGTAGCCTCGACCTACACCAAGCTTGAGGGCACGGCAGCCAATCAGATGATTCGCCTGCTGGATACCCTGGAAGATCTCGACGACGTGCAGAATGTCTATTCCAACTTCGATATGGATGCAGAACAGATGGAAGCGGCGGGTTAGCAGACAGATTTGTCATTTGCTTGCAGAGGCCGCCTATCTCAGGCGGCCTTTTCTGCGAAACTGGTAAGGTACTGCGAAGCTTTTCTTACCCCACCGCAATCTTATCTTCGCGATATCGATTTGAATTTGTCCCAGGAAAGGGAAGTAACTTGTTTCCATTTTGGTCTCGGTTTTCAAAATGCACATTAGCGTTTTCGCTGATCTTAGGATTAGCCGCAGTTGCCGGAGCGGAGCCTGATCATGCAGGCACGACGCCCGCTGCTGGAGCAGATTCAAGCGGTCAGGGCTCCAGCACATGGGAGTTCGGTCCATTCCTGAACGGCGGAGTCGGTCTCGGAAATCGCTCTGATTTTTCCTTTCTGTCTCCGGGCTTCCAGGTGGGCAAGACGCTGACTCCGGTGGTGAAGGCTGGTCCGCTGAGCGGCCGGTTTGAATTTGCGGGCAACATCATGCCTCTTTGGCTGGCCTTTACTCCGGCCCCGCACTCGCAGATAGCCATTGCCTCGGATGGAACGCCGGTTCTTCAACAGGTGGGCGGCGGCACATTTACCGGTCTCAGCATTACGCCGGTAATCTTCCGCTGGAATTTCGCAAACCATTCACGCCGCTTCAAACCCTGGGTTCAGGCGGCTGGCGGCCTGATCTATACGACCCACAAGTTTCCGCCGAATATTGAGGTTCCGAAGGGAACGCCGGGTGGGACTTCGGTATTCAACTTCTCCCCGCAAGGTGGAGGCGGTTTTCATTATTTCCTACGTCCGCGACGGTCAATTGATTTTGGCGTGAACGCGGTACACATTTCTTCCGCCTCCCTGGGCGATAGAAATCCTGGAGTAAATGCCAGCCTGCAGTTCCAATTGGGCTACACTTGGTGGAAATAAATGGTGGAAATAAATGTCTGAGGGAATTCACGGGCCGATCGTAGCCTGCGTGCCGAACTTCTCCGAAGGCGTGGACGAAGCCTGTGTTCGGGCTATCGTCTCCGCCATGCGGGTGGAGGGCGTGCGGCTGCTCGATTGGTCGATGGATTCCGACCATAACCGTTCCGTGGTGACCATCGCAGGCGCTCCGGCCCTGGTTCTGGAGTCGGCCATCCGGGGGGTGGGTAAGGCCTCAGAGCTGATTGATCTGACCCGTCAGACGGGTGTCCACCCGCGCATTGGGGCAGCGGACGTGATCCCATTTGTGCCGGTCTCCAAGGTTTCGCTCGACCAATGCGCGCTGCTGGCACGACAGGCGGGTGCGGAGATCTGGCGGCGTTTTGGCATTCCGGTGTATTTTTATGAGGCCGCTGCGGCGCGTCCTGACCGGGCTAATCTTGAGGATGTGCGACGGGGGCAGTTCGAAAAGTTGCGTGAGATTGCGCGGCGAGAGACATCGCGACGCCCTGACATTGGCGGACCAGCGCTGCACGCGACTGCCGGGGCGTGTGCCGTG
Coding sequences within:
- a CDS encoding YebC/PmpR family DNA-binding transcriptional regulator, giving the protein MSGHSKWATIKHKKGALDAKRGKIFTRLIKEITIAAKTGGGDPDGNPRLRSAILAAKAENMPQDNIKRAIQRGTGELEGVNYEEISFEGYGPGGVALIVDTLTDNRNRTVSEVRFAFSKNGGNLGETGSVRFMFSKKGVIAIEKAEATEDQLMNIVLEHGGEDLNDHEESWEIVTDPASYEAVLAAVKAAKITTVMSEVTMVASTYTKLEGTAANQMIRLLDTLEDLDDVQNVYSNFDMDAEQMEAAG
- a CDS encoding acyloxyacyl hydrolase codes for the protein MFPFWSRFSKCTLAFSLILGLAAVAGAEPDHAGTTPAAGADSSGQGSSTWEFGPFLNGGVGLGNRSDFSFLSPGFQVGKTLTPVVKAGPLSGRFEFAGNIMPLWLAFTPAPHSQIAIASDGTPVLQQVGGGTFTGLSITPVIFRWNFANHSRRFKPWVQAAGGLIYTTHKFPPNIEVPKGTPGGTSVFNFSPQGGGGFHYFLRPRRSIDFGVNAVHISSASLGDRNPGVNASLQFQLGYTWWK
- a CDS encoding Lrp/AsnC family transcriptional regulator, which encodes MAIDSTDLGASYLMDSFGRSLLTELQDNARLSTAELARRVGLSPTATAERMKQMEEVGIVRAYTVEMDREALGLEVLAFIRMTCDGQHYFRLVDFVKTLEEVRECHHLTGGDAFLLKVTTTSMSGLEALIEALLPYGNPVTSVVLSTPIERRKYAVTGKLTSAVKKSGRR
- the hutH gene encoding histidine ammonia-lyase; its protein translation is MKLENTALPFQLDGSPITLSEIESVASFATTGHCLVVITPEALARAAASREVIEQILATGQTVYGVNTGFGKLADVRIPSEHLAQLQTNLVRSHACGLGEPLSEAESRAMLLLRANVLAKGFSGVRPALLELLVAMLNAGVHPIIPAKGSVGASGDLAPLAHLALVVIGEGEAIFQGQRMSGAEALTAAGLAPLKLAAKEGLALLNGTQAMTAVGALVTHRARYLVQTADLAGAMSLEALKGTPTAFDSRIHAARPHSGQIASAANLTAILADSEIRESHRSQSVDTRVQDAYCLRCMPQVHGAVRGVLDHVASILETESGSATDNPLVFPAKQGSDAEVLSGGNFHGAPLSYAFDYAAAALTDLASISERRIDRLINPDINEGLPAFLCANAGLSSGYMIAHVTAAALLNECKVLAHPSSTDSVPTSGGKEDHVSMGMTGALKLRQITDNLELILAIEMMCAAQGLDYRLPLKPGKVVADAHARVRAVVAHLDDDRIPAPDIEAIASLIRKGKV
- the ftcD gene encoding glutamate formimidoyltransferase, with the protein product MSEGIHGPIVACVPNFSEGVDEACVRAIVSAMRVEGVRLLDWSMDSDHNRSVVTIAGAPALVLESAIRGVGKASELIDLTRQTGVHPRIGAADVIPFVPVSKVSLDQCALLARQAGAEIWRRFGIPVYFYEAAAARPDRANLEDVRRGQFEKLREIARRETSRRPDIGGPALHATAGACAVGARKFLVAYNIYFDSTDVSLVRAIAKELRASSGGLHGVKALGVLAHGRAQLTMNVTDLKTTPVSKVYAQVCRLAAKHKADPVEAEIIGLLPQIAYEQDSEWMRLLDGFDPETKVLERRLDAPLAWPEDQ